The following are encoded in a window of Elusimicrobiota bacterium genomic DNA:
- the glyS gene encoding glycine--tRNA ligase subunit beta produces MAKNTLLEIYTEEIPANFIPPVIANLRELTKKFLDEQKLEYKNVTVWATPRRLAVYIDGLVEKTKEETIEVMGPPVKIAKDENGEFTKVGLGFANTQGIKAENLQIKNTPKGDYYYITKQTGGQLTEKVLPEIFTKIITKIYFPKTMVWNESKFKFVRPIKSIIALHGAKPVKLTIAGIKSGVHTYGLYIKSSKKLKVALPEKYTSILRDNYVIVDQQIRKGNILSTANQAIKKIGGKVEFDEKLLEEITYLVEHPTAVLCEFDKNFLKLPEIVIITCLEKKQKFFPVMDKNGKLSNYFIGIRNGASEHQEIVKEGYEKVASARLKDAEFFYEQDLKEKLETKTEKLKGIIFQQKLGTVYEKIQRIEKLSSQIGQWLNLDPVQKREISRTVMLCKNDLLTSIVFEYAELQGVIGAIYAEKNGEPENVYSAIEQHYWPLSAQGKLPKTITGAVVSISDKIDTIAGNFAVGLIPTGSADPYGLRRQAIGIVRILIEKKIQIPLKELIQKAIACLPGSITGSQPKLLDITLDFFRQRLEVIFEEKGYKIDEIRSVLSKDFNNLIEVQEKLDAIKEIRKLPDFEPLAAGFKRASNILRQAQQKNLPVNVNQLSADKLMEQEEKDLYQSLERVKKEIQQFIDKKEYLEVLKILVTLREPIDKFFDKVMVMAPDTTLRDNRLALLQETVNLFLNVSDLSQLQ; encoded by the coding sequence ATGGCTAAGAACACTTTACTCGAAATCTATACAGAAGAAATACCGGCGAACTTTATCCCCCCGGTTATCGCAAACTTGCGTGAGCTCACGAAAAAGTTCCTTGATGAACAGAAACTTGAATACAAAAATGTAACTGTCTGGGCCACACCCAGACGCCTTGCTGTTTATATAGACGGCCTTGTTGAAAAGACAAAAGAGGAAACCATTGAAGTAATGGGGCCTCCCGTCAAAATAGCCAAAGATGAAAACGGCGAATTTACAAAGGTAGGACTTGGCTTTGCCAACACCCAGGGAATTAAAGCTGAGAACCTCCAGATAAAAAACACTCCTAAGGGCGACTATTACTACATCACCAAACAAACCGGCGGCCAGCTAACAGAAAAAGTATTGCCGGAAATATTCACAAAAATCATTACCAAAATTTATTTCCCCAAAACTATGGTGTGGAATGAATCAAAATTCAAGTTTGTCAGGCCTATAAAAAGCATTATCGCGCTTCATGGAGCTAAACCGGTAAAACTTACAATAGCAGGAATAAAATCAGGCGTTCACACTTACGGGCTTTACATAAAATCATCAAAAAAACTCAAGGTTGCCCTGCCTGAAAAATATACAAGCATTTTGAGGGATAATTACGTTATTGTTGACCAACAAATAAGGAAAGGAAATATACTGAGCACTGCCAACCAGGCAATTAAAAAAATAGGCGGTAAAGTAGAATTTGATGAAAAGCTCCTTGAAGAGATAACATATTTAGTGGAACACCCCACAGCTGTCCTTTGTGAATTCGATAAAAATTTCCTAAAACTACCCGAAATAGTCATTATCACTTGCCTGGAAAAGAAACAAAAATTCTTCCCGGTTATGGACAAGAACGGAAAACTTAGCAATTATTTTATAGGTATCAGGAACGGCGCATCGGAACACCAGGAGATTGTTAAGGAAGGCTACGAGAAAGTGGCGTCAGCGCGGCTTAAAGACGCAGAATTCTTCTATGAACAGGATTTGAAAGAAAAGCTTGAAACCAAAACAGAAAAACTCAAAGGCATAATATTCCAGCAGAAACTTGGTACAGTGTACGAAAAAATACAGCGGATAGAAAAACTTTCCAGTCAGATCGGCCAGTGGCTTAACCTAGACCCGGTGCAAAAAAGAGAAATCAGCCGCACGGTAATGCTGTGCAAAAATGATTTATTAACTTCTATAGTATTTGAATATGCCGAGCTTCAGGGTGTTATCGGCGCAATTTACGCAGAAAAAAACGGCGAACCTGAAAATGTCTATAGCGCAATTGAACAACATTACTGGCCTTTATCAGCCCAGGGCAAACTTCCAAAAACAATAACGGGCGCTGTGGTTTCCATTTCAGACAAGATTGACACGATTGCAGGCAATTTTGCCGTAGGGCTTATTCCTACAGGCTCAGCAGACCCCTATGGATTAAGACGCCAGGCGATAGGAATAGTCAGGATTCTTATTGAAAAGAAAATCCAGATTCCGCTGAAAGAATTAATACAGAAAGCTATAGCATGCCTTCCGGGTTCAATTACAGGAAGCCAGCCGAAGCTTTTGGATATAACACTGGATTTTTTCCGCCAACGCTTAGAAGTAATTTTTGAAGAAAAAGGTTACAAAATAGACGAAATCAGGTCGGTTTTAAGCAAGGATTTTAACAATTTAATTGAAGTTCAGGAAAAACTGGATGCTATTAAAGAAATCCGGAAACTTCCTGACTTTGAACCTTTGGCGGCAGGATTTAAAAGAGCATCTAATATTTTAAGGCAGGCCCAGCAAAAGAACTTGCCTGTTAATGTTAATCAATTGTCTGCCGATAAATTAATGGAACAGGAAGAAAAGGATCTCTACCAAAGCCTTGAAAGAGTAAAAAAGGAAATTCAGCAGTTTATTGATAAGAAGGAATATTTGGAAGTTTTAAAGATACTTGTAACCTTGAGGGAACCGATAGATAAGTTTTTCGATAAGGTTATGGTAATGGCACCCGATACAACTTTACGCGATAACCGCCTTGCTCTCTTGCAGGAAACAGTAAACCTCTTTCTAAACGTTTCTGACCTCTCCCAACTGCAATAA
- a CDS encoding PhoH family protein yields MSKKKLFLSNYTQAISILGESDRNIKDIENEHNVKVLSFEDPKTNKYVIEVSGKKTKVDNAFESLLDLKNKTMPTNPEKPGPANSCPEPGQSAVYNTFSGKQIRSLSANQKAYIDAINKYDLVFGIGPAGTGKTFLAVAAALTMLESGKVSKIVITRPVVESGEKLGFLPGDLYEKINPYLRPLYDAFYSMIGPERFRRYRDDDTIEIVPLAYMRGRTLENAFIILDEAQNTVPEQMKMFLTRLGFNSQAVITGDVTQIDLENKKQSGLVLSEKILNKIEAIKFIHFTDKDVVRHKLVKEIIKAYEIWENRKDK; encoded by the coding sequence ATGTCGAAAAAGAAACTATTTCTAAGTAATTATACGCAAGCCATCAGCATCCTGGGCGAAAGCGACAGGAATATAAAGGATATTGAAAACGAACACAATGTAAAGGTTCTTTCTTTTGAAGATCCTAAAACGAACAAATACGTTATTGAGGTTTCAGGAAAAAAAACAAAAGTGGACAATGCATTCGAGAGCCTGCTTGATTTGAAAAACAAAACAATGCCGACTAATCCGGAAAAACCAGGCCCGGCAAATTCATGCCCTGAGCCCGGCCAGAGCGCTGTTTATAATACCTTTTCCGGCAAGCAGATTCGCTCGTTATCAGCAAATCAAAAAGCTTATATAGACGCTATAAATAAATACGACCTGGTGTTCGGCATCGGTCCCGCAGGCACCGGAAAAACTTTCCTTGCTGTGGCTGCGGCTTTGACCATGCTTGAAAGCGGCAAAGTCAGCAAGATTGTTATCACCAGGCCGGTTGTTGAATCCGGTGAAAAACTGGGCTTTCTTCCGGGCGACCTTTATGAAAAAATTAACCCTTATTTGCGGCCTCTTTATGACGCTTTTTACAGCATGATAGGCCCGGAGAGATTCCGCAGGTACAGGGATGATGATACTATTGAAATCGTTCCGCTGGCTTATATGAGAGGAAGGACGCTTGAAAATGCGTTCATAATTCTCGACGAAGCCCAGAACACAGTCCCGGAACAGATGAAAATGTTTTTAACGCGCCTCGGCTTTAATTCCCAGGCAGTAATCACCGGAGATGTGACCCAGATAGACCTGGAAAACAAAAAACAGTCCGGGCTGGTTTTAAGCGAAAAAATATTAAACAAAATCGAAGCGATAAAATTCATACATTTCACCGATAAAGATGTCGTCAGGCACAAACTAGTGAAAGAAATAATAAAAGCTTACGAAATTTGGGAGAACCGGAAAGACAAATGA
- a CDS encoding HDIG domain-containing protein, with amino-acid sequence MTLREAARKFLLRLLIWTEKNSKPVLRDNLQFWQRQIHIHPVIIIGVNALLIFSALVIEIGPTPTKLFGLLLFVLLSFTLFIVFLKRNLQDLARDNDAMMLLGILTSLSVLLIETIKPFGSLSPLLVPIAGVILLASLLLGNKAGMLLAIAIPFMCGILYDFKLEYLFYHIMGSLLALNLSTKIKHRQDITRVGTKIMAINVISVITLTLLGPLPAGQLVTNILWACANGIASIIFVFGLLSPLETFFSRITNIKLIELADFNQPLLKRLMMEAPGTYHHSLMVASVAEQAAEVIGANALLARVGAIYHDIGKIAKPEYFIENQLASDNPHDAIPPSMSGLVVITHVKEGVTYAEQQNLDKPIVDLIKEHHGTSLIYMFYQKALQGGDDAEESRFRYPGPKPKTKESAILMLADSCEAALRLLETPSSNRIKETVEKIINNKFTDGQLDEAPITLSDLHMIAGSMITTLTSIHHTRTEYERSKQKDNNTDPQS; translated from the coding sequence ATGACACTAAGAGAGGCGGCAAGAAAATTCCTTTTAAGGCTTTTAATCTGGACGGAAAAAAATTCAAAACCCGTGCTAAGGGACAATCTTCAATTCTGGCAGAGACAAATACATATACATCCTGTAATAATCATCGGGGTTAATGCGCTTCTTATTTTTTCAGCACTTGTTATTGAAATCGGCCCCACACCTACAAAGCTTTTCGGGCTTTTGCTTTTTGTTTTGCTTTCTTTTACTTTATTCATTGTATTCCTTAAGAGAAACTTGCAGGATTTAGCCAGGGACAATGATGCGATGATGCTCCTGGGTATTTTAACCTCATTGTCGGTCCTGTTGATTGAAACTATAAAACCTTTTGGCTCGCTTTCGCCGCTGCTTGTGCCCATAGCGGGTGTTATACTTCTGGCATCGCTGTTGCTTGGAAATAAAGCGGGCATGCTTCTTGCCATTGCTATTCCTTTTATGTGCGGGATTCTTTACGATTTTAAGCTTGAATATTTGTTTTACCATATCATGGGTTCTCTCTTAGCTTTAAATTTGTCTACAAAAATAAAACACAGGCAGGACATCACCCGGGTTGGCACAAAAATAATGGCCATTAACGTTATTTCTGTAATAACCCTCACGCTTCTGGGGCCTCTCCCTGCTGGCCAATTAGTCACAAATATTTTATGGGCCTGCGCCAACGGTATTGCAAGCATAATATTTGTGTTCGGGCTCCTGTCGCCGCTTGAAACATTTTTTTCACGTATTACTAATATTAAACTGATAGAGCTGGCGGATTTCAACCAGCCTTTGTTGAAAAGGTTAATGATGGAAGCGCCCGGAACTTATCACCATTCGCTGATGGTGGCATCCGTCGCAGAACAGGCGGCCGAAGTCATAGGCGCCAACGCATTGCTCGCAAGAGTAGGCGCGATTTATCACGACATCGGAAAGATTGCCAAACCGGAATACTTTATTGAAAACCAGCTCGCCAGCGATAATCCCCACGATGCTATTCCGCCTTCCATGTCGGGACTGGTTGTTATAACGCACGTCAAAGAAGGCGTAACTTACGCGGAACAGCAAAATTTAGACAAACCTATAGTTGATTTAATTAAAGAACACCACGGCACCTCACTCATATACATGTTTTACCAGAAAGCGCTTCAAGGCGGAGATGATGCCGAGGAAAGCAGGTTCCGCTATCCCGGCCCAAAACCTAAAACAAAGGAATCCGCCATACTTATGCTCGCAGATTCCTGTGAAGCAGCATTGCGCCTGCTTGAAACGCCTTCTTCAAACAGAATAAAGGAAACCGTTGAAAAAATCATAAATAATAAATTCACCGACGGTCAGCTGGATGAAGCGCCGATAACCCTTTCAGACCTGCACATGATTGCAGGAAGCATGATAACAACCCTTACCAGCATACATCACACAAGGACGGAATATGAAAGATCAAAACAGAAAGACAACAATACGGATCCACAATCTTAA
- a CDS encoding competence/damage-inducible protein A: protein MRIELICVGHELLYGKLNSHIAYIGEHLSDIGLQLNSARTIPDDLEEMTATFKDAFVKADITIITGGLGPTFDDLTREAAAKALNKKLIRNEELLKKLEQYMASRGYKFSLKGNENQAYLIEGAKTIENKFGTAPGQFLEHNNKLIVILPGPPKEMHTMFESFLAPLLKNKYCGIIAKSKTIHIFGLGESKVNEIIKPIIETERKLEDGSVSFTILAHLSGVNIKTTVTGTDSMLVDEIMHSIKAEFYRVLKDYIYGEDAQTLESIVGDLLIKHKSTLSVAESCTGGLIANRLTNIPGSSLFFQGGIVSYSNHSKIEILKVNPEVIDKNGAVSEPTALEMAKGAKALTKSDYAVAISGIAGPSGGTPEKPVGTVCFALVTPKKNKTETVHFIGTRLEIKERSANHVFNILRLELQAH, encoded by the coding sequence ATGCGTATTGAACTTATCTGTGTAGGGCATGAACTTCTCTATGGTAAACTAAACTCCCATATCGCTTATATCGGAGAACATCTCAGTGATATCGGCCTGCAATTGAATTCCGCAAGAACCATTCCTGATGATCTTGAAGAAATGACAGCAACTTTTAAAGATGCCTTCGTCAAAGCCGATATTACAATAATTACCGGCGGGCTCGGGCCCACTTTTGACGACCTTACCAGAGAAGCCGCTGCAAAAGCATTAAATAAAAAACTTATACGCAACGAAGAGTTGCTTAAAAAACTGGAACAGTACATGGCTTCCAGGGGCTACAAATTCTCGCTTAAGGGGAATGAAAATCAGGCTTACCTTATTGAAGGTGCAAAAACAATAGAGAACAAGTTCGGCACGGCCCCCGGGCAATTTTTGGAACACAATAACAAACTTATTGTGATTCTTCCCGGCCCGCCGAAAGAAATGCACACAATGTTTGAATCCTTCTTAGCGCCTCTTTTGAAAAATAAATATTGCGGGATTATTGCGAAATCAAAAACTATTCATATTTTCGGGCTTGGGGAATCAAAAGTAAATGAAATAATAAAACCTATCATTGAAACGGAGCGCAAACTTGAAGATGGCTCCGTATCCTTTACCATTCTTGCCCATTTATCCGGAGTAAACATAAAAACTACTGTCACGGGCACTGATTCAATGTTAGTGGATGAAATTATGCACAGCATAAAAGCAGAGTTCTATAGGGTGCTCAAAGATTATATTTACGGTGAGGATGCTCAAACTTTAGAAAGTATTGTTGGAGACCTGCTCATTAAACATAAAAGTACTCTTTCCGTTGCAGAATCCTGCACAGGCGGGCTTATAGCAAACCGGCTGACAAATATTCCCGGTAGTTCGCTTTTTTTTCAGGGCGGGATAGTTTCTTACTCAAACCACTCAAAAATTGAAATACTCAAAGTAAATCCTGAGGTAATTGATAAAAATGGTGCTGTTTCCGAGCCCACTGCGCTGGAAATGGCAAAAGGCGCGAAAGCGCTCACCAAAAGCGATTACGCTGTCGCGATCAGCGGAATTGCCGGCCCTTCGGGAGGGACTCCCGAAAAACCGGTAGGAACGGTCTGTTTTGCCCTGGTTACTCCCAAAAAAAATAAAACTGAAACGGTGCACTTCATAGGCACACGCCTAGAAATCAAAGAACGCTCCGCAAACCACGTTTTCAATATCCTCCGTTTAGAATTACAAGCCCATTAA
- the recO gene encoding DNA repair protein RecO, giving the protein MYSRKTGEVDKYLHIYSLELGKVKATATGSRKITAKLLAATEPVTETEFMLYLNSKTSRIRVIGGILKNMFNPLKTNITKYSYACAVVNLVDSLTAEHEKNIHKYVLLKRTLELLETSKRPDYIYLAFALRFMKLCGYGLELNKCVNCETEVLNDEISQKSDIIFFSLKDGGLVCKNCYNEADFELIGVNTKATSFIRQLSKLPGEDVEKLEVPKRIEELVENLIRTYVNEYVPYSLKTQMFVKNLTS; this is encoded by the coding sequence TTGTATTCCAGAAAAACCGGCGAAGTTGACAAGTACCTGCACATTTACAGCCTGGAACTTGGCAAAGTAAAAGCTACGGCCACCGGTTCCAGAAAAATCACAGCCAAACTGCTTGCGGCCACAGAACCCGTCACAGAAACCGAATTCATGCTCTACCTGAACAGTAAAACATCCAGGATCAGGGTTATAGGTGGAATATTAAAAAATATGTTCAATCCGCTTAAAACAAATATTACGAAATATTCCTATGCCTGCGCCGTAGTAAACCTGGTAGATTCATTGACCGCCGAACATGAAAAAAATATCCATAAATATGTCCTTTTAAAAAGAACTCTCGAATTGCTTGAAACTTCAAAACGGCCGGATTATATTTACCTGGCCTTTGCCCTGAGATTCATGAAACTCTGCGGTTATGGGCTGGAATTAAATAAATGCGTTAACTGCGAAACAGAAGTCCTGAATGATGAAATCAGCCAAAAATCTGATATAATATTCTTCAGCCTGAAAGACGGAGGGCTTGTCTGCAAAAACTGTTATAATGAAGCTGATTTTGAGTTAATAGGTGTTAACACTAAGGCAACAAGTTTCATCAGACAGCTTTCAAAACTCCCGGGCGAAGACGTGGAAAAATTGGAAGTTCCAAAAAGAATAGAAGAACTCGTTGAAAATTTAATAAGAACATACGTCAATGAATACGTGCCGTACTCATTGAAAACCCAGATGTTCGTGAAAAATTTAACCAGCTAA
- a CDS encoding hemolysin family protein has translation MELLIVVKLILMAVFILMGAYFNAVETAILSISGLGLTGMKEKHPKISKCLTAWETNPDNLIATILVGNNLMSIGAGVLSVSLALDFAGRWFIYFIPFIVVVLVLMFSDIAPKIYSRLNAEAVCISGIPLLIFFSKLFFPVTNILVRFAKSFMRLIRIHERSESPFLSKEELQILLNSDTEPITNSSADSSLGLSRQEKKMFSNILLFGERRVQEVMVPRPEIFAIDYNTGLDEIINRVLTSKYSRIPVYKGSLDNIIGVIYAKDLILTWQNRKLFVLDDIIRPAYFVPENILVDNLIREFKSGKHHLAVVVDEYGVAQGLITVEDIVEEIVGEIYDEYDIREKPITDFPCAASTNWVVKATRSIHKVNEELKLGVQPTRAFTTVGGWVLTLFKKIPAPGEKIVWKEFTIEIVDADRKKIKIVKITK, from the coding sequence ATGGAACTATTAATAGTTGTAAAACTTATTCTAATGGCAGTTTTCATACTCATGGGCGCTTATTTTAACGCAGTTGAAACCGCTATCCTGAGCATCTCCGGATTAGGCCTGACTGGAATGAAGGAAAAGCACCCTAAGATAAGTAAATGCCTTACGGCCTGGGAAACAAATCCTGATAACCTGATAGCGACAATCCTGGTAGGGAACAACCTTATGAGTATCGGCGCCGGGGTGCTTTCTGTTTCCCTGGCTTTGGATTTTGCCGGCCGCTGGTTTATATATTTTATACCTTTTATTGTTGTTGTTTTGGTTCTGATGTTCAGCGATATAGCTCCCAAGATTTACAGCAGGCTTAATGCAGAAGCAGTTTGTATTTCCGGGATACCTTTACTGATATTTTTCTCAAAATTGTTTTTTCCTGTAACAAATATTCTTGTACGCTTTGCAAAAAGTTTCATGCGCCTGATCAGGATCCATGAAAGATCAGAATCGCCATTTTTGTCCAAAGAAGAATTGCAGATTCTGCTTAATTCCGACACGGAACCCATCACGAATTCAAGCGCTGACTCAAGCCTCGGCCTGTCCAGGCAGGAGAAAAAAATGTTTTCCAACATCCTGCTTTTCGGCGAGAGGCGCGTTCAGGAAGTCATGGTTCCCAGGCCGGAAATTTTTGCCATAGATTACAATACGGGCCTGGACGAGATAATAAACAGGGTTTTAACAAGCAAATATTCCCGCATTCCCGTTTATAAAGGTTCCCTGGACAACATCATCGGCGTCATTTACGCCAAAGACCTTATACTTACCTGGCAAAACAGGAAACTCTTTGTTCTGGATGACATAATACGCCCAGCTTATTTCGTGCCTGAAAATATTTTAGTAGATAATTTAATCCGCGAATTCAAATCCGGTAAGCACCACCTGGCGGTTGTAGTGGATGAATATGGGGTAGCGCAAGGATTGATTACCGTCGAAGATATTGTTGAGGAAATAGTCGGCGAAATTTACGACGAATATGACATACGTGAAAAACCTATAACTGATTTTCCCTGTGCCGCCAGCACAAACTGGGTGGTTAAAGCCACGCGGTCCATACACAAAGTGAATGAAGAATTAAAGCTTGGCGTCCAGCCGACCAGAGCTTTCACCACCGTGGGCGGCTGGGTGCTTACGCTGTTTAAGAAAATACCGGCACCCGGCGAGAAAATAGTGTGGAAAGAATTTACCATTGAAATAGTGGATGCAGACCGTAAAAAGATAAAGATAGTTAAAATCACAAAATAA
- the ybeY gene encoding rRNA maturation RNase YbeY, which yields MKDQNRKTTIRIHNLNVKIDLPENIENDIRTVAKATFDQEKFFGSYQLSIVLTSDEEIKEMNLRYLQKDRTTDVMCFPYATGKQVQSDIFISVDSAQAQAEQYNHTFKQEILFLVIHGILHLIGWNDDSDGRRNQMWGRQEQILKSVC from the coding sequence ATGAAAGATCAAAACAGAAAGACAACAATACGGATCCACAATCTTAATGTTAAAATAGATCTGCCGGAAAATATTGAAAACGACATCAGGACCGTAGCTAAAGCCACTTTTGACCAGGAAAAATTCTTCGGTTCCTACCAGCTGTCAATCGTGCTTACGTCGGATGAAGAGATAAAAGAAATGAACCTGCGGTATTTGCAAAAAGACCGCACCACTGACGTAATGTGCTTCCCCTACGCAACCGGCAAGCAGGTGCAATCCGACATATTTATTTCAGTGGATTCCGCCCAGGCCCAGGCCGAACAATACAACCATACCTTTAAACAGGAAATACTTTTTCTTGTCATTCACGGTATACTTCACCTGATCGGATGGAACGACGATTCCGACGGCAGAAGAAACCAGATGTGGGGCCGGCAGGAACAAATCCTGAAATCGGTATGCTAA
- a CDS encoding hemolysin family protein, with product MERRFRRQKKPDVGPAGTNPEIGMLIFFSLILILFLLFLSFFFSGAEAALSSLSKYKIRKITALQKPLRKIFSKWLQYPQDFLTTILVGNAVSNILVSSIATFIAIQIFDKFLSREIIEFAAWLFITAFIITFCDIVPKMYGKSNPERMSLLVITPIGFINKIIYPLIKPFIWFAGGVLGIKSARPVSKINSITAEEVRNIVLDSGRRGILGKETTKMLEGMLKLSKIRVSEIMVPIDKVESVNIDNSSEKIMDDLLETGRSRVPVYSGSRNRIIGIVLLKDLVNTGQNESIEFSKSLIRPAHFVTADEKVSKLLSEFRKGTSHCAIVIDYKNDVKGFLTLEDVLEEIVGEIIDEYELAYGQSR from the coding sequence ATGGAACGACGATTCCGACGGCAGAAGAAACCAGATGTGGGGCCGGCAGGAACAAATCCTGAAATCGGTATGCTAATTTTTTTCAGCCTTATCCTGATTTTATTCCTGTTATTTTTGTCATTCTTTTTCTCTGGTGCGGAAGCCGCGCTTTCCTCCCTGTCAAAATATAAAATAAGAAAAATTACCGCGCTTCAAAAACCTCTTCGCAAAATCTTTTCCAAATGGCTTCAGTACCCGCAGGATTTTTTGACCACCATTCTTGTGGGCAACGCCGTCTCCAACATTTTGGTAAGTTCTATTGCCACTTTCATTGCAATACAAATTTTCGATAAATTTCTATCAAGAGAAATAATTGAATTTGCCGCCTGGCTTTTTATTACCGCTTTTATAATTACCTTTTGTGACATTGTGCCGAAAATGTACGGTAAAAGCAACCCGGAAAGAATGTCCCTGCTGGTTATAACACCTATCGGTTTTATCAATAAAATAATTTACCCCCTGATTAAGCCCTTTATATGGTTTGCCGGAGGCGTATTGGGCATAAAATCCGCAAGGCCTGTCAGCAAAATTAACTCGATAACCGCTGAAGAAGTCAGAAATATAGTTTTAGATTCCGGCAGACGGGGCATATTGGGAAAAGAAACCACAAAAATGCTGGAAGGAATGCTGAAACTTTCAAAAATCAGGGTCAGTGAAATCATGGTACCTATAGACAAGGTGGAAAGCGTAAACATTGACAACTCTTCGGAAAAAATCATGGACGACCTGCTTGAAACCGGCCGCAGCCGCGTCCCTGTTTATTCAGGTTCCAGAAACAGAATAATCGGAATCGTCCTGCTGAAAGACCTGGTTAATACAGGTCAAAATGAATCAATAGAATTTTCAAAATCGCTTATCAGGCCCGCGCATTTTGTTACCGCGGATGAAAAGGTAAGTAAACTGCTTTCTGAATTCCGCAAAGGCACTTCGCATTGCGCTATTGTCATAGATTATAAAAACGATGTGAAAGGATTCCTGACGCTTGAAGATGTGTTGGAAGAAATAGTAGGAGAAATTATTGACGAATACGAATTGGCCTACGGCCAGTCCCGTTGA
- a CDS encoding glycine--tRNA ligase subunit alpha, giving the protein MIFQEIIFALEKFWSRKGCLIVQPYDLEKGAGTFNPATFLRALGPKPWKAAYVEPSRRPTDGRYGENPNRLQHYYQYQVIMKPAPANIQQLYLSSLTAIGLNLKQHDIRFVEDDWESPTLGAWGLGWEVWLDGMEITQFTYFQQIGGFELNPISVELTYGLERLATYSQKKNSVYDILWNKDTTYGEVHLEDEKQFSRYNFEEANVELLQRHFTDWEKEALSLLDKKLVLPAYDCVMKCSHLFNLLDARGAISVTERISYISRVRNLAHRAAEQYIEKETK; this is encoded by the coding sequence GTGATTTTCCAGGAAATTATTTTTGCATTAGAAAAATTCTGGTCCCGCAAGGGCTGCCTGATTGTCCAGCCCTACGACCTTGAAAAAGGCGCAGGGACGTTTAACCCGGCGACTTTTTTGAGGGCCCTAGGACCCAAGCCCTGGAAAGCCGCCTATGTGGAACCCTCTCGCAGGCCAACCGACGGCAGATACGGTGAAAACCCAAACCGCTTACAGCATTATTACCAGTACCAGGTTATAATGAAACCTGCTCCGGCAAACATACAGCAATTATATTTATCTTCATTGACCGCTATCGGCTTAAACCTGAAACAACACGATATCCGTTTTGTAGAAGACGACTGGGAATCGCCTACCCTTGGCGCCTGGGGGCTGGGCTGGGAAGTATGGCTTGACGGAATGGAAATCACGCAGTTTACATATTTTCAGCAGATCGGAGGGTTTGAACTAAACCCCATCTCAGTGGAGTTGACCTACGGGCTCGAACGGCTTGCCACTTACTCCCAGAAGAAAAATTCTGTTTACGATATTCTATGGAACAAAGATACCACTTACGGAGAAGTGCACCTTGAAGATGAAAAACAATTTTCCAGATATAACTTTGAAGAAGCAAATGTAGAACTTTTACAAAGGCATTTTACAGATTGGGAAAAAGAAGCGCTTTCCCTTTTAGACAAAAAACTGGTTTTGCCCGCTTATGACTGCGTAATGAAATGCTCGCACTTGTTTAACCTGCTTGACGCGCGCGGAGCAATTTCAGTTACAGAACGCATCTCGTATATCAGCCGGGTGCGCAACCTGGCTCACCGCGCAGCAGAACAGTACATCGAAAAAGAGACAAAATAG